From Oreochromis aureus strain Israel breed Guangdong linkage group 4, ZZ_aureus, whole genome shotgun sequence, a single genomic window includes:
- the LOC120439759 gene encoding jupiter microtubule associated homolog 2-like, whose protein sequence is METLQGDTLVPQAPEAKASQPEAKEQTPPADTPAKEEPPAATAVSAPSEPEPTPSSFPDDTSLKNHEPHLGPKPRTHNRVLNPPGGKSSVVFY, encoded by the exons ATGGAGACTCTACAGGGGGATACACTGG ttcctcAAGCTCCTGAAGCCAAAGCCAGCCAGCCTGAGGCGAAAGAACAAACACCCCCAGCCGATACACCAGCCAAGGAAGAGCCACCCGCTGCCACTGCCGTCTCGGCACCCTCGGAGCCTGAGCCCACGCCTTCCTCATTTCCTGATGACACTTCGCTGAAGAACCACGAGCCTCATCTGGGACCCAAGCCTCGCACCCACAACAGGGTCCTCAACCCTCCTGGAGGAAAGTCTAGTGTGGTGTTCTACTGA